The Actinomycetota bacterium region GAGCCGTACATGATGAGCCAGGGCGAGCTCCAGCGGCTGACGCGCCGGTTCGCGCTGAACATCTCCTACATCCTGGGCGTCAACCGCGACATCCCGGCTCCCGACCTGAACACGAACGCCCAGACGATGGCGTGGATCATGGACGCGTACGGCCAGCGGTACGGGTACACGCCCGGGATCGTCACCGGGAAACCGGTCGAGCTGGGCGGGTCGCTGGGTCGTGATGCGGCCACGGGGCGCGGCGTCGTCATCAGCGTCGAGGAGACCGCGAAGCTGCACGGGATCGCGCTCGAGGGGACCACGGCCGCCATCCAGGGGTTCGGCAACGTGGGGTCGTGGGCTGCGAAGCTGATCGCGCCGCTCGGGGTGAAGGTGCTGGCGGTCTCGGACGTGCGGGGCGGGATCCACGACCCCGGCGGCCTCGATGTGGAGGCGCTGCTGCGCCACCAGCGGGAGACCGGTTCGGTGGTCGGTTTCCCAGGCGCGGACCCGATCTCGAACGACGACCTGCTCCTGCTCGAGGTCGACTGGCTGATCCCGGCGGCGCTCGGGGGGGTGATCCACGACCGCAATGCCTCGAAGGTTCAGGCGCGGTTCGTGGTCGAGGCGGCGAACCACCCGGTCACCCCGACCGCAGACGAGGAGCTCGTCGACCGGGGCGTCGTGGTGATCCCGGACATCATGGCCAACGCGGGCGGGGTGACCGTGTCCTACTTCGAGTGGACGCAGAACATCCAGCAGTACCGCTGGCCCGAGGACCGGGTGAACGGGGAGCTGCAGCGGGTGATGTCCACGATGTTCGCCGACGTCCACGCGTTCCGGCAGGCCCACGAGTCGGACGGGATGTCCTGGCGCGAGGCGGCGTTCGGGCTGGGCGTCGAACGCGTGGCCCGGGCGGCGCGGCTCCGCGGCTACGTCTGACGACGCCGTCGCACCGACGCGGGGGAAGGCTGGGTCCGGACGAGTCCCCCGATCAGCTCCCGGTGCTTCGCCAGGTGCCTCGAGAGCGTCGAGACCTGCCGCTTCACCGATGCGGCGGACGGACCCCCAGGCGTGGTGCGTCTCTGGACCGCGGCTGCAGGCTCGAGCAGGGCCAGCGCCTCCCCCTGGGTGAGCGGGTCCATCGCGTCGGGCTCGGCCTCCAGCGCCTCCCTCAGGGAGCCAGGTCCGCGGGCGAGGCGGGCGACGCGTTCGTGCGCGGTCCTGAACGGCACCCCGCGACCGACCAGCGCCTCGGCGAGGTCGGTGGCCAGCTGGGCGTCGTCCGAGCACGCGGCGGCGAGCCGCTCGGTGTCGAACCCGATCTCGGAGACGAGCCCCGCCATGGCCGTGAAGGCCGCCTCGACGGAGGCGAAGGCGTCCCCGAGGTTCTGCTTGTCGGCCTGGAGGTCGCGGTCGTAGGCCAGCGGGAGCCCCTTCGTGACCAGTAGGAGGCCGACCAGCGCGCCGGCCGCCGTCCCGACCTGGGCCCGGGCGAGCTCGGCCACATCGGGGTTGCGCTTCTGCGGCATCATGCTCGACCCGGTGGCGTAGCGGTCCGGGAGCCGGACGAACCCGAACTCGGTGCTGGACCATAGGACGAGCTCCTCGGCGAGCCTGGACAGGTGGCTCCCCGCCATCGTGGCCGCGTACGCCGCGTCGCACAGGTAGTCGCGATCGGAGACGGCGTCGATCGAGTTGCGGAAGCGCTGCGAGAACCCGAGGGCTTTCATCCCGACGGCCGGGTCGGTCCCGAGGGTGTTCCCGGCCAGGGCGCCGGCGCCGAGCGGGCTTACGTCGGCCGCCCGGTAGGCCTCGCGGAGCCGGTCGGCGTCGCGCAGGAAGGCGAACCCGTGGGCGGCGAGCCAGTGTCCGATCGTCACCGGCTGGGCGCGCTGCAGGTGCGTGTAGCCGGGGGCGAGGGTCCGGACGTTCTCCCCGGCCCGGGTCGCTATCGCCTCACCCAGCTTCACGACCGCCTCCCACACCGCGAGGACCTCCCGCCTCGTGCGCAGCCTCATCGCGGTGGCGACCTGATCGTTGCGGGAACGGCCGGCGTGCACCTTGGCTCCCAGGGGTCCGAGCGCGTAGGTGAGGAGGCGCTCTATCGCGGAGTGGACGTCCTCGTCGGTCTCGTCGATCAGCTCGGGATGGCCGTGGAGCTCGGAGAGCCGGTCCAGCATCGACCGCGCCTCCTCACGCGTCAGGACCCTCGCGTCCTCCAACGCCCTGACGTGCGCCATCGTGCCCACGATGTCGTCCGGCCACAGGTGGCGGTCGTGGGGCAGGGAGTGCAGGAACCTCCACGCCTCCGGAGCGAGCCCTCCCGGGATCCTGCCCTTCCACAGGGTCAACTGCCCGCGCCTCCCCGCTGCGCCCAGACCCGGACGGGGAGCGACCACAGGGTGATGAACCCGGCCGCGGCGTCATGGCGGAACGCGTCCCCTTCGGACCCGTAGGTGGCGAGCTCCGGGCTGTAGAGCGCGCGCTCCGACCTCCGCCCCGTCGGGCGGGCGGTCCCCTTGTGCAGGCGCAGCCGCACCTCCCCCGTCACCGCGTCCTGGGTCGAGTCGACGAAGGCGTCGAGTGACCGCTTCAGGGGGGAGAACCACAACCCGTTGTAGACGAGCTCCGCGTAGCGCAGCTCGACCGACTGCTTGAAATGGGCCAGATCACGTTCCAGGACCAGGTCCTCGAGGTCGCGGTGGGCGGTGATGAGCGCGAGGGAGGCCGGCACCTCGTACACCTCGCGGGACTTGATCCCCACGAGCCGGTTCTCGATCATGTCGATCCGCCCCACCCCGTGGCGGCCGGCGAGCTCCTGCATGAGTCGGACGATCTCGACCGGACCGATGGCCTCGCCGTCCACCGAGACCGGCAGCCCTGCCTCGAAGCCGATCACCACCTCCGCGGGCTCGTCGGGAGCCTCCTGGGGTGACAGGGTGAACTCGTACACGTCCTTGTCGGGGGGTGCGGTCCACGGGTCCTCCAGGACCCCCGACTCGATCGCCCTCCCCCACAGGTTCTCGTCCACCGAGTACGGCTTCTCCTTCGTCGCGACTACCGGGATGCCGCGCTCCGCCGCGTACGCGAGCGCCTGGTCGCGCTGCATCCCGGTCTCCCGTATGGGTGCGTGCACGGTGAGATCGGGTCCGAGGGCGGCGATCGACGTCTCGAAGCGCACCTGATCGTTCCCCTTCCCGGTGCAGCCATGGGCTATCGCCGTAGCGCCCGTCTCCCGGGCGACGCGAACGAGGTGACTGGCGATGAGCGGGCGGGAGAGGGCGCTCACGAGCGGGTAGCGGCCCTCGTACAGGGCGTTGGCGCGCAGCGCCGGCCAGCAGAACCCGGTCACGAACTCCTCGCGGGCATCGACGACGACGAGCTCCGACACGCCCGCCGCCTCCGCCCGGACCTCGAGCCCCTCGAGCTCGGCTCCCTGTCCGACGTCGACGGTGAGGGCCACCACGTCGTAGCCGTGGTTCTCGCGCAGCCAGGCCACGCACACCGACGTGTCGAGCCCGCCCGAGAAGGCGAGGACGCACTTGTCGCTCACGATGCTCCTCTCTCGTCCGCCTGCCTGCGTATCCGCTCGGCCAGTCTCCGCCCGCCGGTCCGTTCGTCCGCGACCACGAAGACCGTGTCGTCGCCGGCTATCGTCCCGATCGCGCCCGTGGGCCGTGTCGCGTCGATGATCGCGGCCACCGTCGAGGCCATCCCCGGGAAGGTGCGGACGACGACCATGTTGCCCGACGAGGTCAGGTCCACGAGGAGCTCGGCCAGGAGGTGCTTGCTCAGTCCCTCCGGGGGCCCGTTGCGGGACGGGAGCGCGTAGACGAACCGATCCCCCTCGTGGCGGCGCACGGCGCCCAGCGCGTCCAGGTCGCGGGACACGGTCGCCTGCGTCACGGTGAAGCCCTGCGCCCGCAGCGCCTGCACTATCTCGTCCTGGGTACCGGTGAACCCCTCCTGGAGCAACTCGAGCAGACGCCGCCTTCGCGACGCCCGGTCGGGAGCGGAGCTGCGGGGCATCAGGAGGCTCCTCCGAAGATCGTCGCGAAGACGGCCGCCGCCGTGTGGAGCCGGTTCTCGGCCTGGTCCCAGACCCGCGACGCCGGACCGTCGATCACCTCGGCCGTCACCTCGTCGCCCCGGTGGGCGGGGAGGCAGTGCAGGAAGACGGCCTCGGGCGACGCTGCCCCCATCAGCTCGCGGGTGACGCGGTACGGCTCGAAGAGGGCCCGGCGGCGCTCGGCCTCGTGTTCGCGCCCCATGGACGCCCACACGTCGGTGTACACCGCGGCCGCGCCCCGGGCCGCCTCCATCGGGTCGTCCGTGAGCAGGACCTCTCCCCCGGCCTCCTGGGCCCACCCCACGACGTCCGGGTCGGGCTCGTACCCCGGGGGGCAGGCGATCCGGACCGGCATCCCGGCCAGGGCGCAAGCCTCGATGAGCGAGTGGGCGACGTTGTTGCCGTCCCCGACGTAAGCCACCGGCACCCCGGACAGCGCCGCCGGATCGGATGCGCAGCACGCCTCGGCCACCGTCATGAGATCGGCCAGCGACTGCAGCGGGTGGTGCGCGTCCGAGAGGGCGTTCACGACCGGGGTCTCACAGACCGATGCGAGCTCCTCGAGCCGCATGTGCGCGAAGGTCCTCATCACCACCGCGTCGACGTAGCGGTCCAGGACGCGGCCGACGTCGGTGACCGGCTCCCGGGTCCCGACCCCGACCTCTTGGTCGTAAGCGCCGATCGGGTGGGCGCCGAGCCGGGCGAGCGCCGATTCGAGCGAGAAACGGGTGCGCAGCGAGGGCTTCTCGAACAGGATCGCCACGGAACGCCCGCGTCCGAGGTCGAGCCGGGAGAAGGGGTCGGCCTTCAGCTCCACGGCGAGGGTGAGGAGCCGGGTCAGCTCGTGGCGCCGGAGGTCGGCCGTCCGGAGCAGGTGCCTCATCCCGCCACCGCCCGCCGCAGGAGGTCGATCCCCGTCTCCGCCTCGTCGTCGGTCAGCACCAGGGGGGGAGCCAGGCGTATGGCCGTCGGGCTCACGTCGTTCACGATCAGGCCGGCCGATAGCGCCCGCTCCACCACCTCGCGCGCCACGGGCTCGCCGAGGTCGAGGGCGAGCAGGAGGCCGTGGCCACGCACGGCTCCCAGGTCGGACAGGCCGCGGCGGATCCTCTCCCCCACCTGCGCCGCCCGTTCGACGAGCCCGGACCGGTCCACCGTCTCGAGCACGGTCCGGACGACCGCGCAGACGAGCGGTCCGCCACCGAACGTCGTGGCGTGGTCCCCCGGCTGCAGGACTTCCGAGTGGGGGTCGTCCACCCACAGGGCGCCGACCGGGAGCCCCCCGCCGAGCGCCTTCGCGAGCGTCACCGCGTCCGGACGGATGGCGAGGTGCTCGAACCCCCACCAGCGCCCTGTCCGACCGACACCCGTCTGGACCTCGTCGCATACGACGAGCGCGCCGTGCTCGTCTGCGAGCGCTCGGGCGGTCTGCGCCCAGGCCCGCTCCACGGGCAGGACGCCTCCCTCCCCGAGAACGGGCTCGAACAGGATCGCGCAGGTCCGTTCGGACACGGCCGCGCGGAGCGCGTCCAGGTCGTTCGGGGGGACGGAGACGAACCCGGCCGGGAGCGGTCCGAACCCCTCCTGCTTAGCGGGCTGCATCGTGGCCGCGAGGGCGCCGTACGTCCGTCCGTGGAACGATCCCTGCACGCAGACGACCTCGAAGCGGTCGGCCTCCCCCGCCCTCCAGGCCCGGCGACGGGCGAGCTTCAGGGCCGCCTCCACGGCCTCGGCTCCCGAGTTGCAGAAGAAGACCGATCCACCCCCGAGACGGCCGGCAACCGCCTCGGCGGCGGCCGCGCCCTGCGGGGTGTGGAAGAGGTTGGACGTGTGCACCAGCACCCCCGCCTGCTCGCGTATCGCGGCCACGACCGCCGGGTGGGCATGGCCGAGGACGTTCACCCCGATCCCGGCCAGCCAGTCCAGGTAGCGCCGTCCCTCCGTGTCGTACAGCCACGACCCCTCGCCGCGTTCGAGGACGACGTCGAACCGCCGGTAGTTGGCCATGAGAGACGACATCAAGAGGC contains the following coding sequences:
- a CDS encoding Glu/Leu/Phe/Val dehydrogenase dimerization domain-containing protein; this encodes MVVARKAPPTETNPYAAVTHFFDRAADLLALEDEMRDVLRTSYREIAVQVPVRMDDGSLMVFEGYRVQHNGARGPYKGGIRYHPEADLDEVRALAALMTWKTALVDLPFGGAKGGVQCEPYMMSQGELQRLTRRFALNISYILGVNRDIPAPDLNTNAQTMAWIMDAYGQRYGYTPGIVTGKPVELGGSLGRDAATGRGVVISVEETAKLHGIALEGTTAAIQGFGNVGSWAAKLIAPLGVKVLAVSDVRGGIHDPGGLDVEALLRHQRETGSVVGFPGADPISNDDLLLLEVDWLIPAALGGVIHDRNASKVQARFVVEAANHPVTPTADEELVDRGVVVIPDIMANAGGVTVSYFEWTQNIQQYRWPEDRVNGELQRVMSTMFADVHAFRQAHESDGMSWREAAFGLGVERVARAARLRGYV
- the argH gene encoding argininosuccinate lyase; this encodes MTLWKGRIPGGLAPEAWRFLHSLPHDRHLWPDDIVGTMAHVRALEDARVLTREEARSMLDRLSELHGHPELIDETDEDVHSAIERLLTYALGPLGAKVHAGRSRNDQVATAMRLRTRREVLAVWEAVVKLGEAIATRAGENVRTLAPGYTHLQRAQPVTIGHWLAAHGFAFLRDADRLREAYRAADVSPLGAGALAGNTLGTDPAVGMKALGFSQRFRNSIDAVSDRDYLCDAAYAATMAGSHLSRLAEELVLWSSTEFGFVRLPDRYATGSSMMPQKRNPDVAELARAQVGTAAGALVGLLLVTKGLPLAYDRDLQADKQNLGDAFASVEAAFTAMAGLVSEIGFDTERLAAACSDDAQLATDLAEALVGRGVPFRTAHERVARLARGPGSLREALEAEPDAMDPLTQGEALALLEPAAAVQRRTTPGGPSAASVKRQVSTLSRHLAKHRELIGGLVRTQPSPASVRRRRQT
- a CDS encoding argininosuccinate synthase; its protein translation is MSDKCVLAFSGGLDTSVCVAWLRENHGYDVVALTVDVGQGAELEGLEVRAEAAGVSELVVVDAREEFVTGFCWPALRANALYEGRYPLVSALSRPLIASHLVRVARETGATAIAHGCTGKGNDQVRFETSIAALGPDLTVHAPIRETGMQRDQALAYAAERGIPVVATKEKPYSVDENLWGRAIESGVLEDPWTAPPDKDVYEFTLSPQEAPDEPAEVVIGFEAGLPVSVDGEAIGPVEIVRLMQELAGRHGVGRIDMIENRLVGIKSREVYEVPASLALITAHRDLEDLVLERDLAHFKQSVELRYAELVYNGLWFSPLKRSLDAFVDSTQDAVTGEVRLRLHKGTARPTGRRSERALYSPELATYGSEGDAFRHDAAAGFITLWSLPVRVWAQRGGAGS
- a CDS encoding arginine repressor — its product is MPRSSAPDRASRRRRLLELLQEGFTGTQDEIVQALRAQGFTVTQATVSRDLDALGAVRRHEGDRFVYALPSRNGPPEGLSKHLLAELLVDLTSSGNMVVVRTFPGMASTVAAIIDATRPTGAIGTIAGDDTVFVVADERTGGRRLAERIRRQADERGAS
- the argF gene encoding ornithine carbamoyltransferase, translated to MRHLLRTADLRRHELTRLLTLAVELKADPFSRLDLGRGRSVAILFEKPSLRTRFSLESALARLGAHPIGAYDQEVGVGTREPVTDVGRVLDRYVDAVVMRTFAHMRLEELASVCETPVVNALSDAHHPLQSLADLMTVAEACCASDPAALSGVPVAYVGDGNNVAHSLIEACALAGMPVRIACPPGYEPDPDVVGWAQEAGGEVLLTDDPMEAARGAAAVYTDVWASMGREHEAERRRALFEPYRVTRELMGAASPEAVFLHCLPAHRGDEVTAEVIDGPASRVWDQAENRLHTAAAVFATIFGGAS
- a CDS encoding acetylornithine/succinylornithine family transaminase, whose protein sequence is MSSLMANYRRFDVVLERGEGSWLYDTEGRRYLDWLAGIGVNVLGHAHPAVVAAIREQAGVLVHTSNLFHTPQGAAAAEAVAGRLGGGSVFFCNSGAEAVEAALKLARRRAWRAGEADRFEVVCVQGSFHGRTYGALAATMQPAKQEGFGPLPAGFVSVPPNDLDALRAAVSERTCAILFEPVLGEGGVLPVERAWAQTARALADEHGALVVCDEVQTGVGRTGRWWGFEHLAIRPDAVTLAKALGGGLPVGALWVDDPHSEVLQPGDHATTFGGGPLVCAVVRTVLETVDRSGLVERAAQVGERIRRGLSDLGAVRGHGLLLALDLGEPVAREVVERALSAGLIVNDVSPTAIRLAPPLVLTDDEAETGIDLLRRAVAG